The Amylolactobacillus amylophilus DSM 20533 = JCM 1125 genome contains a region encoding:
- the pstB gene encoding phosphate ABC transporter ATP-binding protein PstB, whose amino-acid sequence MKNYNLDETYIINPQKESTLSAKQVTVSYGTNHVIHAADLNFPRYKITSLIGASGSGKSTYLRCFNRMNDKIATVGGQIMYRDTDINNPKINVYELRRHIGMVFQRPNPFAKSIRENLTFALKKNGMTDKNELEMRLETSLKGVALWDEVKDKLDQSALALSGGQAQRLCVARSIAMKPDILLLDEPASALDPISTAKLEETLKTLSNQFSIIIVTHNMQQASRISDYTAFLHMGHVIEYDETENVFTNPHVRATEDYISGNFG is encoded by the coding sequence ATGAAAAATTATAATTTAGATGAAACCTATATTATTAATCCACAGAAAGAATCCACACTTTCGGCGAAACAGGTAACAGTCTCGTATGGAACGAATCATGTGATTCATGCTGCTGATTTAAATTTCCCCCGGTATAAAATCACCTCACTGATTGGCGCATCCGGTTCCGGAAAATCGACGTATCTGAGGTGCTTTAATCGGATGAACGATAAAATTGCCACGGTCGGCGGTCAAATTATGTACCGCGATACGGATATTAATAACCCCAAAATCAACGTTTATGAGCTTCGCCGACATATTGGAATGGTATTTCAAAGACCAAATCCGTTTGCCAAGTCCATTCGAGAGAACTTGACGTTTGCCCTGAAAAAAAACGGCATGACGGATAAAAATGAACTGGAAATGCGACTAGAAACGAGTCTTAAAGGTGTTGCCTTGTGGGACGAAGTCAAGGATAAGCTAGATCAAAGTGCACTGGCATTATCAGGTGGGCAGGCTCAGCGGCTTTGTGTTGCACGCTCAATTGCAATGAAGCCAGATATTTTACTGCTGGATGAACCGGCAAGCGCGCTGGATCCAATTTCAACGGCTAAGTTAGAAGAGACACTAAAAACACTGAGCAATCAGTTCAGCATTATTATTGTGACGCATAATATGCAACAAGCGTCCCGAATTAGTGACTATACCGCGTTTTTGCATATGGGCCATGTTATTGAGTATGATGAAACGGAAAATGTGTTTACGAATCCCCATGTGCGGGCCACTGAAGATTATATTTCTGGGAATTTTGGTTAG
- a CDS encoding helix-turn-helix domain-containing protein, which produces MAKHYSFEEKIEILSFLDKGWGITEVAQYHSLSTSTVKRWRHQYQLKGIGGLKQRKYTHFSQEFKQKVVLEYLSTDTSLPFLRDKYNISNESVIYQWVKLYTSGNKLEATGRSEMNKGRSTTLKERIEITNWVIAHDYDYSGAMRKFTVSYGQVYSWTKKLKKYGPDGLIDRRGKGKSENDLLTTAEKQALEVKRLKEQVTYLSTENNLLKKLQEIERRDSKRTNIVQLKNYHRK; this is translated from the coding sequence TTGGCTAAACATTATAGTTTTGAGGAAAAGATTGAGATATTGTCCTTCTTAGATAAAGGCTGGGGTATAACTGAGGTTGCCCAATACCATTCTTTATCTACAAGTACCGTCAAACGTTGGAGACATCAGTATCAGCTTAAAGGTATTGGTGGGCTTAAACAAAGGAAATACACCCACTTTTCTCAAGAATTTAAACAGAAAGTCGTCCTTGAATATCTCAGTACGGATACTTCTCTACCGTTTCTACGTGACAAGTACAATATATCAAATGAATCTGTCATCTATCAGTGGGTAAAACTGTATACTAGTGGTAATAAATTAGAGGCCACTGGGAGATCTGAGATGAATAAAGGAAGATCAACCACTCTCAAAGAGCGGATAGAAATCACAAATTGGGTTATTGCACATGATTACGATTATAGTGGTGCCATGCGTAAGTTCACCGTTTCATATGGTCAGGTATACAGTTGGACTAAGAAGTTGAAGAAATACGGTCCCGATGGACTCATTGATCGCCGCGGTAAGGGAAAATCTGAAAATGATTTACTCACTACGGCCGAAAAGCAGGCACTGGAAGTTAAGCGACTAAAGGAGCAGGTAACTTACTTGTCCACAGAAAATAATCTTTTAAAAAAATTACAGGAGATAGAAAGAAGGGATTCCAAGAGAACAAATATCGTGCAATTAAAGAATTATCACAGAAAGTAG
- a CDS encoding IS3 family transposase has translation MQVARSSYYAWLNHVPSKRNIDDQGILDYVIQLEETHNYIFGVKRLVMHVNDDTQYHVSNSKMRRIMRENNIVASIKTKRKPRKKRKEEIISKNLLLNEDYTHNFKPGYANKYWVTDCTELLYGINNQCKLRLSAIKDLYDHSIIA, from the coding sequence ATGCAAGTTGCACGTTCATCTTACTATGCCTGGTTAAACCATGTTCCATCAAAAAGGAATATCGATGATCAAGGCATCCTAGATTACGTAATTCAATTAGAAGAAACACACAACTATATCTTTGGGGTAAAGCGCCTAGTGATGCATGTAAATGACGATACACAATATCATGTATCCAATAGTAAAATGCGACGAATCATGAGAGAAAATAATATAGTAGCTTCAATTAAGACCAAACGTAAACCAAGAAAAAAACGTAAAGAAGAAATTATCAGTAAAAATTTACTACTGAACGAAGACTATACGCACAACTTTAAGCCCGGGTACGCTAATAAATATTGGGTTACAGACTGTACCGAGTTACTCTATGGCATAAATAATCAGTGTAAACTTCGGCTCAGTGCGATAAAGGATCTGTATGACCATTCGATAATTGCGTAG
- the pstB gene encoding phosphate ABC transporter ATP-binding protein PstB, with the protein MSRVITTEDVHLYYGETEALHGINLNFEKNEITALIGPSGCGKSTYLRCLNRMNDLIPNTTVTGSLKLNGQDIYSPNTDVVNLRKRVGMLFQQPNPFPLSVYENVVYGLRLEGVKDKRRLDERVETTLKQAAIWDEVKDSLHKSALAFSGGQQQRICVARVLAVEPDIILMDEPTSALDPISSAKIEDTLAAIRSDYTIIIVTHNMQQASRISDKTAFLLNGNLIEFDNTEKIFIRPDRQETSDYLNGKFG; encoded by the coding sequence ATGAGCAGGGTGATTACTACTGAAGATGTCCATTTGTATTACGGCGAAACTGAGGCACTCCATGGGATTAATTTGAATTTTGAAAAAAACGAAATTACTGCCCTGATTGGACCATCGGGGTGTGGTAAGTCAACGTACCTCAGGTGTTTAAATCGAATGAACGATCTGATTCCTAATACAACAGTGACTGGGAGTCTGAAGTTGAACGGGCAAGATATCTATTCGCCTAACACGGATGTCGTTAATCTACGTAAACGAGTCGGCATGCTGTTTCAGCAACCCAACCCATTTCCGTTATCGGTTTATGAAAATGTCGTTTATGGCCTGCGTTTAGAGGGTGTGAAAGATAAGCGGCGTCTTGATGAACGGGTGGAAACAACCCTCAAACAAGCTGCAATTTGGGATGAGGTTAAAGATTCGTTGCATAAAAGTGCGCTGGCCTTTTCAGGTGGTCAGCAACAGCGAATTTGTGTGGCACGTGTGCTAGCGGTCGAACCAGATATTATTTTAATGGATGAGCCAACTAGCGCATTGGATCCGATCTCAAGCGCTAAAATTGAGGATACACTAGCCGCAATTCGGAGTGACTATACCATCATCATTGTGACCCATAATATGCAACAGGCTTCTCGCATTTCTGATAAAACGGCTTTTCTTCTAAACGGTAATTTAATTGAATTTGATAATACAGAAAAAATATTCATACGACCAGACCGGCAAGAAACTAGTGATTATTTAAATGGGAAATTTGGGTAG
- the phoU gene encoding phosphate signaling complex protein PhoU → MRELFSDELKKLHGRFMEMGINISEQIYQATSAFTQYDKKLAQQVIDDDQRTNSEEIFLEKEALKLIALQQPVASDFREIISILKASSDLERIGDHAVNIARETLNTSDQKNDVKIEKQIGKMAGDIRKMLEQVMDAYVNRDERQARKGAEKDLNIDQQYIDIRKAVTSAIESQETTAERGSSYLMIDRLLERIGDHIVNLCEWVVYNQSGKIVELNAGKISPELLQN, encoded by the coding sequence ATGAGAGAATTATTTTCAGATGAGCTCAAAAAATTGCACGGGCGATTTATGGAGATGGGGATTAACATTAGCGAACAAATTTATCAGGCGACCTCAGCCTTTACTCAGTATGATAAAAAATTGGCCCAGCAGGTCATCGATGACGACCAGCGGACAAACAGTGAGGAAATTTTTCTTGAAAAAGAAGCCCTTAAATTAATCGCCCTTCAACAACCGGTGGCGTCTGATTTTCGAGAAATTATTAGTATTCTAAAGGCCAGTTCAGATTTAGAGCGCATTGGGGATCATGCTGTCAACATTGCCCGCGAAACGCTGAACACGAGCGATCAAAAAAACGATGTCAAGATTGAAAAACAAATTGGTAAAATGGCCGGTGACATTCGAAAGATGTTAGAGCAAGTCATGGATGCCTATGTTAATCGTGATGAACGGCAGGCTCGTAAAGGTGCTGAAAAAGATTTAAACATCGATCAACAGTATATCGATATTCGGAAGGCTGTGACCAGTGCGATTGAATCCCAAGAGACAACCGCTGAACGGGGGTCCAGTTATTTGATGATTGATCGTTTATTAGAACGGATCGGGGACCATATCGTCAACCTATGCGAGTGGGTTGTTTATAATCAATCGGGAAAAATTGTTGAATTAAATGCTGGGAAAATTTCACCGGAGTTATTGCAGAATTAA
- a CDS encoding Rep family protein — protein sequence MQQNLETFGGFDLESCLALSTGDKRQALRDMLAFISENEIMHLKDFADYCMSEEAPAGWFELLTERNTLFIKEYIKSNWQKQQNLRGSEK from the coding sequence TTGCAACAGAACCTTGAGACCTTTGGAGGCTTTGATTTAGAGAGTTGCTTAGCTCTTTCTACTGGCGATAAACGCCAAGCCTTACGTGATATGTTGGCTTTTATTTCTGAAAATGAAATTATGCATTTAAAAGACTTTGCAGATTATTGCATGTCTGAGGAAGCACCAGCTGGCTGGTTCGAACTTCTAACTGAAAGGAATACGCTTTTTATTAAAGAATATATCAAGTCAAATTGGCAGAAACAACAAAATCTTAGAGGTTCGGAGAAATGA
- a CDS encoding CadD family cadmium resistance transporter produces MGQTIISAIGVYISTSIDYLIVLIILFAQLSQNKQKWHIYAGQYLGTGLLVGVSLVAAYVVNFVPEAWMVGLLGLIPIYLGIRFAIVGEGEEEEEEEIIERLEQSKANQLFWTVTLLTIASGGDNLGIYIPYFASLDWAQTLVALLMFAIGIIIFCELSRVLSSIPLISETIEKYKRIIVPLVFIPLGLYIMYESGTIETFLNFIL; encoded by the coding sequence ATGGGACAGACAATCATATCTGCTATTGGTGTTTATATTTCCACCAGTATAGATTATTTAATTGTTTTGATTATTTTATTTGCACAGCTATCACAGAATAAACAGAAATGGCATATTTATGCTGGGCAATATCTAGGCACGGGCTTACTTGTAGGGGTGAGTTTAGTTGCTGCTTATGTCGTCAATTTCGTGCCTGAAGCATGGATGGTTGGATTGCTTGGTTTAATCCCTATCTATTTAGGGATTCGCTTTGCAATTGTTGGAGAAGGTGAGGAAGAAGAAGAGGAAGAAATTATTGAAAGATTAGAACAAAGTAAGGCAAATCAACTGTTTTGGACAGTTACATTGCTGACAATTGCGTCTGGCGGAGATAATTTAGGTATCTATATACCTTATTTTGCTTCGTTAGATTGGGCACAGACCCTCGTGGCGTTGCTTATGTTTGCAATCGGCATAATTATCTTTTGCGAGCTTAGTCGGGTGCTATCCTCTATTCCGTTAATATCCGAAACAATTGAAAAATACAAGCGAATCATTGTGCCCTTAGTATTCATTCCACTTGGACTATACATCATGTATGAAAGTGGCACGATAGAGACTTTTCTAAACTTTATTTTATAG